The Arachis ipaensis cultivar K30076 chromosome B03, Araip1.1, whole genome shotgun sequence region TCTTCACCTTAAGTTCTCTTGGCTCAACAGGGTACTTCCCAGAGAAACAAGCATAACAGAACTTTGGGGACTCATGGCCCAACAAATTCctcaagctatcaaatggaagaaaagcaaGTGAATCAGAACCAATAAAATCCCTAATCTCCTCAACGCTCATCCTATTAGAAATCAACTCCTCAGAGCTTGGAGTATCCACACCATAGTAACAAGAACCAATGATTGGTGGGCTTGCAATCCTCATGTGAACCTCTTTGGCACCAGCCTCCTTCAACAACCTCACAATCTTTGATGATGTTGTTCCTCTCACAATTGAATCATCCACCACCACAACTCTCTTCCCTTCTAGAACCGCGCGAACCGGCGATAGCTTAAGCTTCACGCCAAAGTCCCTAATCTTCTGAGAAGGCTCAATAAAGGTCCTCCCAACATAGTGGGACCTAATTAGCCCCTGCTGGAAGGGGACACCGGCTTTCGCGGCGTATCCAAGCGCCGCAACAACACCAGAATCAGGCACAGCTATCACAACATCACAATCAACAGGGCTCTCGGTTGCAAGAATCTCACCAAATTGCCTTCTAGATTCATACACTGACCTACCAAAAACAACAGAATTGGGTAAAGCGAAGTAAATATGCTCAAATATACACTGTTTGGGTTGCGGATGAGACATGAGGCAGAGACTCTGAATTCCATTGTTGTCCACAACAATAACCTCGCCAGGGTACACTTCTCTTTCGTAAGTAGCTTCAATCAAATCAAGAGCGCAAGTTTCAGAAGCAAAAACCACAGAACCGTTGCTTCTTCTTCCCATAACCAAAGGCCTAAATCCAAACGGGTCCCTAACAGCAACAAGCTTGTCCTCTGTAACAAACACCATTGAATACGCACCTTCGAGCTTCTCACAGGCGTCAACGATTCTCAGAATAAAAGGTCGGTGCTTCGAAGTTGCGATGAGGTGAAGAACCACCTCAGTATCAGACGTTGTGTTGAAGATGGAACCGTTGTCTTCCAGTTTTGCCCTCAAGGTTCGGTAATTTACGAGATTACCATTGTGAGCCACGCCGACGGAGCCAAAGCGGTATCCGGCGACGAAAGGCTGGACGTTCTTGAGCATGGACTGTCCGGCGGTGGAGTAACGGACATGGCCGATGGCGAGAGAGCCGGAGAGCTGGTCGAGCTTGGACTCGTTGAAGACGTCGGAGACGAGGCCGACGCCGGTGATGGATTGGAGGACGTTGTTGTTGACGGTTACTATTCCGGCGCCTTCTTGGCCGCGGTGCTGTAGAGCGTGGAGTGCGAGGTAGCAGAGGCGGGAGGCTTCGGGGTCGCCGTAGATTCCAACGACGCCGCACTCTTCGCGTGGCTTTTCGTCGTCATCGGAGAAGGAGAAGGGAGACGAGTGTTGGTGCTGTTGTGGTTTGGGGATTGGGTTGTGGTTGTGGGATGTGGCGGCGCGTGTTATCGTGGTGGCGGTGGGTTTAGGGAGGGTTTTGTtgtggaagagagggagagaggaggGTTTGGAGAgcgcggtggtggtggtggtggcggcagcggttgatgagagagaagaagagaggtttGAAAGTGAAGTAGCGGCCATGAGCGAATGGTTCAAGAGATTGATGGTGTCTGGTGTGCGCTGATGCTACGGGGTAAACAAGACTCGGATGCTTTATATTTCTTCTAGGTTTGTGGATTCAACacaaattttcttcttttttttttttaataaaaaatcaaaatataataagaatctaatctaatttatatataatacaaaaagattttatgcgatttttaattcaaattaattaaaatatctttgttatttaatttattagatTTTATCTTAGttgaataatattttaaaattaaataaatgaaaattCGTTGAAgaaatttctaaaataaaatagcTTCTtcgatttcaaatatttttcatacatttcaaaaattttgttttgttgttatTCATTAAATGTTGAAAAAGAATAATAATCTCcaaatttctctctctctttaaattatttatattctCTACCTATTCCGTCCGAAAAGCTTGTGTGAACTGTGAACTCGCCTAACGGCTTTTAGAAGATGGGTAATTGGGCTTCCTAGTTTAGTTTGAAAAGTCAAAGTTATCATGTTGGATACTGTGAAGCGACGGAAAATCAGTCTAAGCAAGATTTTTTCATCTAAAAATTAAGTTTTATTCCAAAATCATTGTGTACATATGAGTTATCACCTCATAATCAATGGCACAACTGCACAAGCAGCTGCTTGCATCATTGAATGGCTTGCATTAGTTACTCTGAATCACTTTGGCTGCCATATTATTTCAAAAatagaataagataaaataaataaaatataagagaGATAAaagattaatattttttattttatttaataataaattaaatataaaataaaataaattattaaaaataaatttaaaatattttgttattaataaaaatatttctaaatttattattaataatattttttaaattattaaaaaaatcgtAAATTGATATATTTTATCGTatcaaaaaatataatatattaacAAGCGTGTTACGTTATATTTTTTGTTAATGGAGTCAATTTTCAGCTGAACATATTTGACATATTTTTAaatgaataaaattttatatttaagtaAAATACTTAACTGATTCTAACCAAATTGttataactactttttaaattatgcgtcttctctttcttcttctttttctccgttttcttctcctttttctttttgttcttcttttaaatttgcaCATGcaagttttttcttcttcttctttgttattGTCATCATCAACAATACTAacattttgtaacatttttatttattaaataatttcggtttatttcttagtttattttgatttatttgtgtattaattgaattttacttgatgctgctgataagtatttactaaattttttattacttaagtaattttggtttatttcttaatttaattgagattcattcggatccaaaaatgaattggatgtgtttttattgatgatttaatttttttgactacttgttcaaaattgcactaatttagatttatttgtgtgttaattaaggtccacttgatgctgctgatatGTATTGACCAAATATTTTAgcaaaaaataatgaaattattcattatcactttattcaattgcattagattccaCTCCAGTCCATTCAATTAGTTCAGttttgaacaagcagtcaaaaagactcaatcatcaacaaaaatataTCGAATTCttttctggatccaaatgaatatcaaataaattaataaacgaaccaaaattacttaaggaataaaaaacttGGACAATACTTATAGCAGTATCAAATGAAACTCGATTAACAcacaaataaaccgaaattagttcaattttgaataagtagtcaaaaagactcatcaacaaaaacacatccaattcatttatggatccaaatgaacttcaattaaactaagaaatgaatcgaaattacttaaggaataaaaaatttggtcaatacttatagCAGCATCagatgaacctcaattaacacacaaatgaaccgaaattagtttagttttgaacaagtagtcaaaaagactcaattatcaacaaaaacacattgaattcatttccaaatctaaatgaacctcaattaaaaggTGGAAAAGAAAAAACGTAGCAACAACAGCTGCAATAAAAGAATGACGATTGAGAGAAAACAcgcgaagaagaaggaacgcgacgaaaaagaaggaggaatgtgaagaagaagaaagaatgcgaagatgaagaaggaggaaTGCGGAAAGAAAAAGGAATAATGCGAAGAATAAGAAGGAACACAAAGACGAAAAAGAATATGTTGCATTAGTGAAGCGTGCGTGTGTACACGCTGATGTAATAAAAGTTGTTTTTGTTGAGTTTGGCCCAATTTAGTTGGACTTGATTACCAAAAAGTTGAAAGTATTTTTTTTTGACGCCAAGATAATTCTGTGTGAGTTTTGTGGTTTACCCAATAATAAAAAgtccaaattattttttttccttcacgtaaaatttagaataaaaaatagaataataaaaatatatttaaaaccaGAAATAAAtgctttatcttaagaaaaatacaagcaggcatagattcatatacaagacttcttacataatatatatatatatatatatatatataaaatacaacTCTGAAAGATATCAAATATAACTTGTTTTTCcaaagtcaacctctaagagggacatacATTTACAATATATAAAAGTGGAGAGTAACATCTAAATACATAATGAAAACCCAAAAGACAAACTTCACTTCTAAGAAGAAACCGACAGGCTCAACGAGATGTGTTGCGTCCTGTATATGTAAGATTAAAAAGTTCCACAACGGTTGAGAACATCATCCTTTCAAATTTTCAGTAGGGTAATAATTCGAAATAGAAATAAcgtaaaaactaaaaacacatgAACCCGCTAGGCAAATCCTAAACTCCAATCATTAAAGGTTCAAGTCTAGAGTTCTTTATAATCCAAACATGGTAAACATACTAAGTCTTAACCCTTGTCAACGGTCTCTAATCTCGTTTCTTCCAACACTAAGCTATTAATACTCTCAATATCACTATTATTCATTATAGTATTAAGCCCTTTCGATTTTATCTGTCTCTAACAACTATTATTAACAACATTCAGTTTCAATGgtatttatttattcttaatatttAGGCTACACATTCTTAATACAGGTCATCAGTTATATTAGTATTCTCAATTTCTCAACGTAGAGCAAGTAGGGCAAACTACAACTCTTGAATCTATCCAAGAGGTTCCAAATATCAATTAATACTCTTTTTCGTCATCTAATCATTCAATTATTATCATCTTATCAAGAACAGCCCTTAGCGTCACCATCGTCAGCATAAATGACCTCTCAGTTGTTTAAACACATACGAAACAATACAAAGAATACACAAGTAAAGAGAACAGATAAAGCGATTAAATCAAATAGCATATAGATACAATTAATCAAACAAGACAAGTCAAATACAACATGCACACCCAAGCAAaacacacaaatataaataatgcATGCGTGTCCTACTAGTCATGAGGTGAATTGTTAGTTATAATGCCAAATTCGACACATATCCAGTAGCTAATCTGGATATGGAACACCACAATACTGAACAAATGTTACTCATCTACTTAGGGACGAAGCTAGACAATATTTACCAGgggttaatatttttttaatttttttttttttaacaaaaaattttaaaataactctatatataattttaattaaaaataataactaagacttaaaatttactttttataagATAACTAAACATAttgtatattaaaataattaaatacaaatatctcaaaactaattttaaatattataaatatagGTTGTTACATACTTGCTTTTAGAATCTTCAAATATTATTCAATTCTCTTTTAGACATTTCCtgcaaaattatttaaaaaatgtaTTATATTTCACGTAAATAATTTAAATCACATTAataatgagaaaaaaaataaaaacaatacaaGGATAACATTATAATTATATGATTATCATCCAAATTagatacataaatatataaattattcaaaaaaacaaataaaagaaaaaacttataaaaaaaagaagaacgaaaaataataatgaaagacCAAAGACTACTTGTTATCTTTTAAATTGTAATGATAGCAAAAATATGGAATGATGTTTTATTTTCTGATTGAAAGAAGACGGATGAATGAAAGAAATgatttgttgatttcttgttgctGTCCTTTCAGATTTTTCACTTCTAATAtggattagaatttttttttttaattaaacataTGGCCCATTCATAATCTAAATAATACACTACGTTTTAATTATTCTTTGCTATACCCATTTCTTGAATGAAAATTATAGACAAGAGAGTAATTTTTCAAAAGAGGGCATACATTTTTTTAAAGGggcattcttttattttttattatttttgtaaatatttttttttttgtggcaCTACCTCCCTAGATCATACACGTAGCTTCGCCCCTGCATCTACTCATGCTAGTATTTTCACCACAAACTGAATAGGAATTGCTCATATACCCAGGCAAATGTTTTAAATCATAATTCGGATAGGAATTACTCATTTACTCTCAAATCATAACTCAAATAGAAATTACTTATCTATCCAAGCAGAATTTCTCCACAATTTAGAGTAAGTATTACTCGTCTACTCAGACATATGCTTCTTCACCATAACTCGGAGTAGGTATTACTGAATCCTAACTCTCTTATAGCTAGTACATTGAAAGAGAAATATTATACATACATAATCTCACTACTAGCTGAAAAAGGATTCCACCCGTCATGAGTTAGTATTATTTATTAGAGGGGATGTAAAGTGGTCGAAAAAATTCTATGTTAAAGTATCAgcaatgaaaaaaatatttgagtatgttagaatttagGAACCTTGGTTACCCCCTATCTACGCATTTCAGATAAATTCTAGCAACAATTCAATCACACGTATTTATGTGGTAAAAGATCGAAAAGCATTGCCTGAAACCAAACACTCATTAGTAAAAATTTTTTCCCATAAATTTGAGTTTGCATCATCTCATTGAAACTAAATGAAGATGACATAGATAAACTTCAATTCATTGCATACAACTTCTTTTGTGCCCTAGTCAAGCTCCTCCAATTAACAATGCGGAATCAAGCAATTTAGAAAGCAATTTTGAACTTAAAAATCCTATCAAAAATCCAAATGTTTATATGGAAAGCTTGCTGTGAAAAAATATCTATATGAGATAATGCGGACcgacaacaaaaacaaaaaactccTCCTATTTTATAGTAATTATAGTTCATAACGACTCTTCTGACTTTGTTAAGTATTGGCAAGTAATGGTGAATAATATTCNNNNNNNNNNNNNNNNNNNNNNNNNNNNNNNNNNNNNNNNNNNNNNNNNNNNNNNNNNNNNNNNNNNNNNNNNNNNNNNNNNNNNNNNNNNNNNNNNNNNNNNNNNNNNNNNNNNNNNNNNNNNNNNNNNNNNNNNNNNNNNNNNNNNNNNCAAATTCTTCCTTTACTTTATACTTATCGTTCGTTGCTTTTAAGTTTGCAACAACATAGGATTAGGATGATGTGTGAATGAGTCACCATCCAAACTTTTAGCTTAGATGATAggctaaataaattttaaaataattcttACATGTATACTTTTACTCATAAGAATTAAGTCCAACAAACAAGTGAGTCGCAGtcaaacaaataaaacaaaattatattCGGAACAAAACAGTGGTGATAATATCATAAACTTAAGTGGTAATCCTTAGCTACATGAAGGCGTGGATAATCTTTGgtgtatttgaaaaaaaaaaaggaaaaggattTTGAGTCCAACTTGAATCACTTTCGGCCATATCCATATTTCTTCTTTCTCTACCTTACGTGGCTAAAGAGATTTGAAACTTCATATAGTGGGAATTTCTTTTCCATATGTGCCTTGATAAGGGGATGCGTGCAACCCTAAATTAATTATCCACATAAAATGTATAGCTCTTTTTCTTTATGAATTGAATTTTTCATGCTGTTGTTATTTgagagataatactcaatttggtttCTGAAATTACACACGAGTTTTAATTTAGTCCCTAAAATTTCAATTGCCTTTATTTAGTTTCTAAATTTTTTGAACATAACTTATATTAGTCCTTGAAACAATTTTCAACGTACAAACCTTAACGAAACACTGTCGTGGCAGTCGGATGCCACACTAAACTTTGTAAAATGATGTCGTTTTGGTTTTGGCACTCAAATAACCTAAAAACAACATCCTAAatggtgtttattaaaattttacctaacaaaataagtAATACGATGCCGTTTTTGAGCTATTTAAATGTCAAAATCAAAACTGcatcattttacaagttttaacGTGATATGTGATAGTTTACAACAGCGCTCTATTAacatttttatactaaaaatggtCCCAGAGACTAATATGAGGCACGTTTATAAACTTCAGGGATTAAATAGAGGCAATTAAAACCTCAAGGACTAAATTGAGATTCACGTGTAAgttcagggaccaaattgagtattatctctaTTCTTAATccaatattataaattttatttaaaaaggtAGCAGAATAGTGGCCTATGATAAGTTACACAACTgggtgatgagatattttggtgaaaaataaatttcttccaAAACATcacaatctaaccggcaagtgcaccgggtcgtatcaagtaataaaaactcacgggagtgaggtcgatcccacagggattgaaggattgagcaattttagtttagtggttgatttagtcaagcgaatcaagatttggttgggtgatttgtgacttgcagaatgtaatttgcattgaagtaaagagaacaagaaattaaatggcagaaacttaaagtgcaagaaatgtaaattgcggaatcttaaagtgcaaggaatataaattgcttgaaatgtaaagggaattggggaatggatttgcaaaatttaaacaaggaaaaactaaattgcatcaaacagaagagtaaaagggaattgggattgaaccggatatgaagcagaaaagtaaatgaacagaaaaagcagtaaacagggaattgaaatggcaggacccagagactagtcagtggggtgaactctaaatcatatgctcatgcaagggcttcagtgctcactagtccttacatattgggagtcgtaggtcttaggattttcatccaaatggtatcatggagatctctttatatgtaatcaccttgaagcagtttatagtttctgtgctttggcctcgactctaagtagcatgttggagttcacttgctctccttcttctcatcatcatcattgctggcctttaggttcatcttttgtttctttggttgatgatgcttagtCCTTCCAACAGCTTGTATGGACCTCTGGAAGACTCACCAAATGGTCGATAGAATTATCCAAATTTGACATAACATACGAACCAAGGACAACAATCAAGGCGCAATTCTTAGCAGATTTCCTAGCCGAACTAACAGACCAACCAAATCAAGAACATACTTAGGAGCTATATGTAGACGGGGCATCAAACTCAGAAGGGTCTGGAGCAGGTGTATACCTCATGAACAAATACGACCTCCAAGCTGAACAATCAATTAGATTCTCATTTCAAACAAGCAACAACCAAGCCGAGTATGAAGCATTATTCACCGGCCTACGACTTGCACAATCACTAAATGTGACACAGCTGCAAGTATATTGTGACTCAGCTCGTCGTACAACAGGTAACCGGGAATTTTCAGGTAAAGGACCAATTGTTAGAAAAATATTACATGCTGGTAAGGGAACTCATCTCCCAATTTAATTCATTGCAAATCACACACATAGCTTGGGAACAAAACACCCGAGCAGATGCATTATCAAAGCTAGCAACAACTAGGAAATATATGCACGATTCTGTTATATCTCAACTAACCCTAGTTGAACCGAGCTTTAGCAACAAAAGAATATTCTTTATATCACAGGAACAAGACTAGAGAACAACATACAAACAATACCTCCAAACCGGGAATATACCAACAACCATCAAAGATGACAGAGCATTCAAAAGAAGAGCAGCATCTTTCACACTCATCGGGACAGAACTATACAAAAGAGGCTTCTCTCAACCGCTACTGCGATGTCTAAACACAGATGAAGCTAGGATCGCCATGGACGAGGCCCATGAAGGGGTATGCGGTAACCACATAGGAGGGATAAGCCTGGCATCAAAAGTAGCCCGAGCAGGGTATTATTGGCCAACAATGAAGAGTGACTACATCAAGAAGGTAAGAAAATGCGACAGCTGCCAAAAGCATGCACCACTAATACACAACCCGGATGAGAACCTACACACCTCGGAGGTAAGCTGGCCATTTCACAAATGGGGGCTCGATATTCTCGGCCTTTTTTCTAAAGCCCCTGGGCAGGTAAAATATTTACTTGTAGCAATTGACTATTtctcaaaatggatagaagccATGCCCTTAGCAAAAATAGGGGCAGAAAAGGTCCGAGCTTTTATTTGGAAAAATATTATTTACCGTTTTGGCGTACCTCATGCTATCATTACTGACAATGATCGACAGTTTACTGACCAAAGCTTGGCTGAATTTTTACAGGGTTTCAAAATTAAGCATCATTTTTGGTCAGTAGAACACCCGCAATCAAACGGACTCGCCGAGGCAGCAAATAAAGTAATCCTCATTGCACTTAAGAAAAAGCTCGGTGACGCTAAGGGAGAATGGGCAGACCTAATACCAGAAATAATGTGGATCTATAATACCACGAAGCAAACAACCACCAAGGAAATACCTTACAGACTTGTCTATGGTGCAGATGCAATGATCCTGGTAGAGATTGCCCTCACATCAGGAAGAGCCGAACTCACATCAACAACCAACAATAATAACATCAGACAAGTAGAACTGGATACAATAGAAGAGGACAGATACAAAGCCGAGATAAGGCACAAGGCAATGCAAATCATAATAAAACGAAAGTACAACAAAAAGGTCAAGTCGAGATAATTCGCTGAACAAGACCTCGTTCTAAGACGTACAGAGGAAGCAAGGAAACCACAAGCACATGGAAAGCTCGCCGCAACATGGGAAGGCCCTTACCGAATAACAAGAATACTCGGCAAGGGGGCATACAAACTTCAAACATTACAAGAAAACGTTATCCCTGGAATATGGAATGTATCGTCTCTAAGATCTTATTTATCATGAGCAGATATGGCCAAGGGGAGACACTCTTTTTCCTACTCACAAGGTTTTTTCCGATACAAGATTtttcttggagaggttttaatgaggtCCCCCACCCCATATcgcctctatgtactcaacacaAACAATCAACATATCATCTATGCACATTTTAATCAAAAGATAAATATATCATTTCTATACCATCTAGTCCAACATGTTAATACTGTATCTATGTCACTATGTGCGCACATTCAATCAATCAAAATATGAAACGCCCAAACCCTACACGGGTACAGAACACACTAAGTTCAAAAGACAACCATAATTACAAAATAAGAAGACAAACAGATCCTCTAATCTGCTCTTTTTTCAACCGACACACTTTCATCCTGATTCTCAGGCAAGGTCCCATCATCAATAAGGCGACCATCACTCACAATCTTCGTAACATCAAGCAGACTAACATCGGTATTCGGAGCGACGACACCGATCTGAGCAACAGCTTGATCAAAACCCAATGTAAAGGTAGTCAAAACTTCCTCCTCGAGTTCGACAACCCTCGCCTTCAACCCCTCCAGCTCGGCGAGGTTAGCCTCTAAATCTCCCTTAAGCTTGTTAACTTTTGCCTCTGAAGCTTTCTTCAAACTCTTCAACTCTACCCTCAATTTCTCAACCTTCAAATCCCTCTCTTGCAACGATTCTTTAAGCTTTTTTACAGCAGCCATATTATCAGCATCCAAAATAGCGTCCAGTTCTGAGGTACGACCAATTGACAGCAAACGAGCACCAATAACCTAAACAAAAAGGTCGCCCTTCAGTACtcgaaaacaaacaaaagaaaaaaacaaatcaACAATACCATAAACTGACCTGCAGATAACGTGCAACCCCTATCTTTCCGGCATCATGAATCTTCTTTACGTCAGCATCAACTTCGGAAAATTCATCAGCCACTGCCATAAACAGAAAAGAGGCCGACCATATCGAATTACTCGGCCCTTCCTTATAACCATGAAGGACAATCTGACTCTGGTGAGCAGAATCAATCTCCTCTGCCGTGAAAACGGTGTTATCCTCCTTCATGCCAGTCAAATCCACAACCTTCGAAGGTCCCCCACCCCTCTTCCTTTTAAGGGGAATTTATTGACCAACAGAGCTCCCCCCTCCTTTGCCACATTAGTCGAAgactcctctttttcttttttcttagccTTGGAAACGAAGGCCTTTAGATTTGCAGTGGTCAAAGTCGATGCCTTTTCACCTAACAAAGGCACAAGACAAAGTCAAAAACTCATAACACAATAACACAGCAACAATGCCACACAAAATATACCTAAATATTCATCTAAAGCCTCTCTATCCCCTTCAAGCCTCAGCAATGCTGGAATAGACAGAAGCTCAGAAGACGACATTGCAGATATAAGGAACCCAATAATGTAATCTTCACTCTTAACNNNNNNNNNNNNNNCACAGTATCAAGATAAAACGGATAACACTCCTCGCACACCTGAACCTTCAGAAATATCTCCTTAAAGTCTTTGAAAGAGGACTTATACAGACTGAAAATAGCTTGCCCTGGGTGACTACTTAAGTTCACCCAGCCACCTTTCCAAACACCCTTCGCTtgaaaaagtgaaaagaaaaccCCCAATGAAGGATAACAACCCAGATACTCTATTAGACACTCAAAGCCACGAACAAAGGCCCACAAATTAAGATGAAGTTGCGTAGGAGTACAGTTCAACAGTGACAACACACCACATTGAAAATCAGTAAATGGAAAACGAACACCCAATTCTGTCAACATACACGTATACACATAGAAATAAGCCCAATCATCTCTTTTCTCACAAACTCTATCACCCTTCTCGCATGGTAAAAACCTAACCCTCAAACTATTACTACCCCTGACCCACCTAACACTGTTCAACTGCGACAACATCTCAGCACTACTAAACACAGAAACTCGCGACTTAACGTCACTATCAACCCACCCATAAGGATCATTTTCATCCACAGTAATCCCCTTCCTACCCATGCAAAGAAAACGGAAACAGCAACAAGAAGCCAAAGAAAGTGAAAGTACTTACCTTTTTTACTCATCTTGCCACTCAAAAAGAAAATCCAAACTTGCAGAAGCCTAACGGACAGGAGACAAGAAATTACTTGGACACACTATCCCACGAAGCCCCCTCCACTTCCCATTAACTACAACTGGCATCACCCTATTTCCCGCTTcgggaaaaaaaagagagagaagagaaaaacaaCATTCCGCAAAGCCCAATTTGAAAGGGCCACAATACACAAGCCCAGCAACGAAAACATGTTGAGCTTGGGGGCTCCCTAGGCAATAAATCCACACTAGCGAAAAGCTCAAATTACACAAAAGCCCCCGGATATAGAAAGCTCAACATATTTCTCATGCCGAGCTTGGGGACTGTGTACCTTCCCGATATTCTCGGCCAAAC contains the following coding sequences:
- the LOC107628827 gene encoding amidophosphoribosyltransferase, chloroplastic codes for the protein MAATSLSNLSSSLSSTAAATTTTTALSKPSSLPLFHNKTLPKPTATTITRAATSHNHNPIPKPQQHQHSSPFSFSDDDEKPREECGVVGIYGDPEASRLCYLALHALQHRGQEGAGIVTVNNNVLQSITGVGLVSDVFNESKLDQLSGSLAIGHVRYSTAGQSMLKNVQPFVAGYRFGSVGVAHNGNLVNYRTLRAKLEDNGSIFNTTSDTEVVLHLIATSKHRPFILRIVDACEKLEGAYSMVFVTEDKLVAVRDPFGFRPLVMGRRSNGSVVFASETCALDLIEATYEREVYPGEVIVVDNNGIQSLCLMSHPQPKQCIFEHIYFALPNSVVFGRSVYESRRQFGEILATESPVDCDVVIAVPDSGVVAALGYAAKAGVPFQQGLIRSHYVGRTFIEPSQKIRDFGVKLKLSPVRAVLEGKRVVVVDDSIVRGTTSSKIVRLLKEAGAKEVHMRIASPPIIGSCYYGVDTPSSEELISNRMSVEEIRDFIGSDSLAFLPFDSLRNLLGHESPKFCYACFSGKYPVEPRELKVKRVGDFVDDGLNGSLETIDGGWVQATTPPQPTRTPKEVKAAGTVF